One Chlamydiales bacterium STE3 DNA segment encodes these proteins:
- a CDS encoding Uncharacterized protein (Product derived from UniProtKB/Trembl:F8KWK5), producing the protein MRKIFFLLLLLLTVSSPLKGQQCHHFYGRTQNNLIPNVKFNLIPREVTEESAVSFLGEGGRRNFRFNGTFGILLNSKSRFKISGEYLQQKLRYRYSPGKVQRWVRQFATGATFQHDFCHPYILNGEFSGYCSYAPSRYLGREACGDFLYTRRIAGSTAYGFEAGSTFRLWNYATLTLDANYDAVIYHRRFQSNRHIEGFGGSFGFHQQLFDHFGLSIRAEFKRPYNYYRAAINWSHPCFKGLSVGIYGAHTKGKSRLPNNTVAGFELNYVFLDLFAPFSDTQGESKRYCRQELASWMAKPSVYMPEVFAISEERRASITPPVPPPIPPIPPVDIPTSTPIPDANFSNPGLYSLDVSSYFSSTLEALIFSADNLPLGSSIDPATGVITGTVFASSSPYLVTVTAQNSFGSTSQSFSIIFCSEVNSTPIPQFSTCVVGQYNYDISPYFINSSASNPLVFSATGLPPGAVINSSTGVISGANPQNSTTYNVTVTASNGCASDSQDFLISFTCQPPTSTQIPDSALPITPGTLYTFSTAQYFSDPCGNSITFSATGLPPEAVIDTATGIIHGVAQPSGVDYIVTVTGTTICGETSRTFRLLFTN; encoded by the coding sequence ATGCGCAAAATATTTTTTTTACTTCTTCTGCTTTTAACCGTTTCATCTCCGTTAAAAGGGCAACAATGCCATCACTTTTATGGCAGAACGCAAAATAACTTAATTCCGAACGTAAAATTTAATCTTATTCCTAGAGAAGTTACCGAAGAGAGTGCTGTGAGCTTTCTTGGAGAAGGGGGAAGAAGAAATTTCCGCTTCAATGGCACATTTGGAATCTTGCTCAATTCTAAGAGCCGCTTTAAAATTTCTGGTGAGTACTTGCAGCAAAAACTGCGTTACCGCTATTCGCCGGGTAAAGTTCAGCGGTGGGTAAGGCAGTTCGCTACAGGAGCAACTTTCCAGCACGATTTTTGCCATCCCTATATTCTCAATGGAGAATTTTCAGGCTACTGTTCTTATGCTCCCAGCCGTTATTTGGGCCGTGAAGCCTGTGGTGATTTTCTCTACACTAGAAGAATCGCTGGGTCAACTGCTTATGGCTTCGAAGCTGGCTCGACATTTAGATTATGGAATTACGCCACTCTGACTTTAGATGCTAACTACGATGCTGTTATTTACCATCGAAGGTTTCAATCCAACAGGCACATTGAGGGCTTTGGTGGAAGCTTTGGATTTCATCAGCAGCTTTTTGATCATTTTGGTTTGAGTATAAGAGCTGAATTTAAACGTCCTTATAATTATTATAGAGCAGCAATCAATTGGAGCCATCCTTGCTTTAAGGGTTTGTCTGTTGGAATATATGGCGCTCATACAAAAGGCAAGTCTAGACTACCAAACAATACTGTAGCAGGATTTGAACTGAATTATGTTTTCTTAGATCTTTTTGCTCCATTTTCCGATACACAGGGTGAGTCAAAGCGCTATTGCCGGCAAGAGCTTGCCAGCTGGATGGCAAAACCCTCTGTTTATATGCCTGAAGTTTTTGCAATAAGCGAAGAAAGAAGGGCATCGATCACGCCTCCAGTGCCGCCACCAATTCCCCCAATTCCTCCAGTAGACATCCCTACAAGCACTCCTATTCCGGATGCTAATTTTTCTAACCCAGGGCTCTACAGCCTCGATGTCTCTTCCTATTTTAGCTCAACTTTAGAAGCTCTTATTTTCTCAGCAGATAATCTGCCACTTGGATCCTCTATTGATCCTGCTACAGGGGTCATTACGGGGACGGTGTTTGCGAGCAGTAGCCCTTATCTTGTGACTGTAACAGCCCAGAACAGCTTCGGAAGTACGAGCCAAAGCTTCTCGATTATTTTCTGCTCGGAAGTGAATTCCACACCAATTCCTCAATTTTCAACTTGTGTTGTGGGGCAATATAACTACGATATTTCACCCTATTTTATTAATTCTTCAGCATCAAATCCTTTAGTTTTTTCGGCGACAGGGCTTCCTCCTGGTGCAGTTATCAATTCTTCTACTGGAGTCATTTCCGGAGCTAATCCCCAAAATTCGACAACATATAACGTTACAGTTACTGCTAGCAATGGCTGTGCCTCTGATTCCCAAGACTTTTTAATATCCTTTACTTGTCAGCCACCGACCTCCACCCAGATTCCGGATTCGGCTCTGCCAATCACTCCAGGGACCCTCTACACATTTAGTACGGCTCAATATTTTTCAGACCCTTGTGGTAATTCGATCACGTTTAGCGCAACGGGATTGCCCCCTGAAGCAGTGATAGATACCGCCACTGGTATTATTCACGGAGTCGCACAACCTTCAGGTGTTGACTATATTGTCACAGTTACTGGAACAACGATTTGTGGAGAGACAAGTCGGACCTTTAGATTGCTGTTTACCAACTAG